One genomic window of Saprospiraceae bacterium includes the following:
- a CDS encoding D-tyrosyl-tRNA(Tyr) deacylase, translating to MRALIQRVSFAKVEIGEKTIAEIPQGLLVFLGVCEDDDLQDVEWLSSKMIQMRIFSDEKQKMNLSIQEIEGQIMIISQFTLFASTKKGNRPGFTSAARPEKAEELYLAFIKRAEELIGKKIKTGTFGADMQIHLANDGPVTIWIDSKNKE from the coding sequence ATGCGAGCCTTAATACAAAGAGTCTCTTTTGCCAAGGTCGAGATTGGTGAAAAAACGATAGCCGAAATACCTCAGGGATTATTAGTCTTTCTTGGTGTTTGCGAGGATGACGATTTACAGGATGTAGAATGGTTAAGTTCCAAAATGATACAAATGAGGATTTTTTCTGATGAAAAACAAAAAATGAATCTGTCTATTCAAGAAATTGAAGGCCAGATTATGATCATTAGTCAATTTACCCTATTTGCATCCACCAAAAAAGGCAACAGACCTGGATTTACATCAGCGGCAAGGCCAGAAAAGGCAGAGGAATTATATTTAGCATTTATTAAAAGGGCTGAAGAATTGATCGGGAAAAAAATTAAAACAGGAACATTCGGTGCTGATATGCAAATTCACCTGGCCAATGATGGACCTGTAACAATTTGGATCGATAGCAAAAACAAAGAATAA
- a CDS encoding nucleotide pyrophosphohydrolase, with product MQEQVHQWIQQYGVRYFDEKTNMLLLVEEVGELARLIARKYGEQSFKFGEDSNKVNEHIEDEMADILFVLSCLANQMNIDLDRIFEANILKKTKRDLDRHITNEKLKQ from the coding sequence ATGCAAGAACAAGTACACCAGTGGATTCAACAATATGGAGTTCGTTATTTTGATGAAAAAACGAATATGCTTTTACTGGTTGAGGAAGTGGGCGAGTTAGCTCGGCTGATCGCGCGAAAATACGGGGAACAATCTTTTAAATTCGGTGAGGATTCAAACAAAGTAAATGAACATATAGAAGATGAGATGGCAGACATTTTATTTGTTCTGTCTTGCCTGGCGAATCAAATGAACATCGATCTTGATCGTATCTTTGAAGCAAATATTCTTAAAAAGACCAAAAGGGATCTGGACAGGCACATAACAAACGAAAAACTTAAACAATAA
- a CDS encoding NINE protein — MKKKLVAVLLAIFAGAFGVHRFYLKQPELGIAYIALYIWLGRFLGFPISAIMGWYDAYKLMMMDEQEFDRKYNSPYFRDRYGRRRDEPKERPFQKRGQYILIDDESLSREKQPSSYFKDKRNKKKAETHKEAGIRKFKAYDAKGAIDEFKKAIENNPADISSHFNIACAYSVEEQAMLAFQHIEQAIALGYKDTYNILNNETLAYIRVFPAFEMFKENQFKLNQQIQSSIKDTEEKQTKERFDLQQKVPVILKSEAL; from the coding sequence ATGAAAAAGAAACTCGTTGCGGTTCTTTTAGCCATTTTTGCCGGAGCATTTGGAGTTCACAGATTCTATTTGAAACAACCCGAATTGGGCATTGCATATATTGCACTATATATTTGGCTGGGGAGATTTTTGGGATTTCCAATATCAGCGATCATGGGATGGTATGATGCCTATAAACTCATGATGATGGATGAGCAGGAATTTGATCGAAAATACAACAGTCCTTATTTCAGAGATCGCTATGGAAGACGCAGAGACGAGCCTAAAGAAAGGCCTTTTCAAAAAAGAGGGCAATATATTTTGATTGATGACGAAAGTTTAAGTAGAGAAAAACAGCCATCTTCTTATTTTAAGGATAAGAGAAACAAGAAAAAAGCGGAAACGCATAAAGAAGCGGGCATTCGCAAATTTAAAGCCTATGATGCCAAAGGCGCTATTGATGAATTTAAAAAAGCAATTGAAAACAATCCCGCGGATATTTCAAGCCATTTCAACATAGCATGTGCATATTCTGTTGAAGAACAAGCGATGCTTGCTTTCCAACACATCGAACAGGCCATCGCCCTAGGTTATAAAGACACCTATAACATATTAAACAATGAGACACTTGCTTACATTCGAGTATTTCCTGCATTTGAAATGTTTAAAGAAAATCAATTTAAATTAAACCAACAGATTCAATCTTCTATCAAAGACACAGAGGAGAAGCAAACCAAAGAGCGGTTTGACTTACAACAGAAAGTACCCGTCATTCTTAAATCAGAAGCCCTATGA
- a CDS encoding ABC transporter permease — MIKRATQILAFSFLILCLVSATFAYFFIPDKTKHANNQIPELALIDPMQKQCIDCERVVSKEENFVSKYFSGLNSTFKCVKAEERIENDVSCFYYFFGADKFGRDVFSRLVLGIRYTLVIGLSAVLLSLMIGLVLGGLAGYFGGKTDQLISIFINVFWSLPTILLAFAVILSFGRSLFSIFIAISLTMWGDVARLVRGLVMKYKEYVYVQAAKTLGYSKLKIIFQEIIPNLMGPVWVNAAGNFALAVLLESGLSFLGFGLQPPTPTLGNILQEQYVYAISGKPMLALIPSIIVVLLILSFQVLTNYLRDRSDLRHTR; from the coding sequence TTGATAAAAAGAGCAACCCAGATTCTAGCCTTTTCTTTTTTGATCTTATGCTTGGTCTCGGCCACATTTGCCTATTTTTTTATTCCCGATAAAACAAAACATGCCAACAATCAAATACCTGAATTGGCGTTAATCGATCCTATGCAAAAGCAGTGTATAGATTGCGAACGAGTGGTATCAAAAGAAGAAAATTTTGTTAGCAAATATTTTTCAGGATTAAATTCAACTTTTAAATGTGTAAAAGCAGAAGAACGCATCGAAAATGATGTTTCCTGTTTCTATTATTTTTTTGGGGCAGATAAATTTGGAAGAGATGTCTTTAGCAGACTTGTATTAGGAATAAGGTACACTTTAGTGATTGGATTGAGTGCGGTATTATTGTCCTTAATGATCGGCTTGGTGCTTGGTGGATTAGCCGGCTATTTTGGTGGCAAAACGGATCAACTGATAAGTATCTTTATCAATGTGTTTTGGTCTTTGCCAACCATTCTATTAGCTTTTGCAGTAATTCTGAGTTTTGGTCGCTCACTTTTTTCAATTTTTATAGCGATCAGTCTCACGATGTGGGGTGACGTTGCCAGATTGGTCAGAGGCCTTGTCATGAAATATAAAGAATACGTTTATGTACAAGCGGCAAAAACATTGGGTTATTCGAAGCTAAAAATCATTTTTCAGGAAATTATTCCTAATTTAATGGGTCCGGTTTGGGTAAATGCAGCAGGAAATTTTGCACTGGCCGTTTTACTTGAATCCGGTCTTTCATTTCTTGGTTTCGGTTTGCAGCCGCCCACGCCTACATTAGGAAATATACTTCAGGAACAATATGTATATGCAATATCAGGTAAACCTATGTTGGCTTTGATTCCCTCTATTATTGTAGTTTTGCTCATATTATCTTTTCAGGTGCTGACGAATTATTTAAGAGATCGCAGTGACCTGCGGCATACCCGATAA
- a CDS encoding PP2C family protein-serine/threonine phosphatase, whose translation MMSRDQEILKKMQNELSLKQLQITSLLNITQAINENLPQEQLFGMYKSFLTWELSIERLILFSKDDKSWIPVVSHNVDADTPITELPKYFINYRRLHTIKNSDPKALHNFEFIIPVYHKSDPIAYSLISGVKNGEDIYNNIQFITSITNIVAVAIENKRLVRKQIIQETEWELAKEVTQMLIPDKMPEGNHYSLANVYRPHYKVGGDYIDYLWFSEHQLCFCIADVSGKGIAAAMIMANFQALVQNLGQQYKDLETLVLVLNQAVLRITKGEKYLTFFIAVADFKAKRLFYVNAGHIPPIFYQNGEIRELKATSTIIGHFDPLPGVKEASLPLEPGTILVAYTDGLTDVKSQSGVNFSMDQLKQFILDHKSDVPAKLCQNLMDEIVGFGENTEMPDDIAIMTFKYLEK comes from the coding sequence ATGATGAGTAGAGACCAGGAAATTCTCAAAAAAATGCAAAATGAGCTTAGCTTAAAACAGCTACAGATTACCTCATTGCTCAACATTACTCAGGCGATTAATGAAAACCTTCCGCAAGAACAATTATTTGGCATGTATAAAAGTTTCCTGACCTGGGAGCTTAGTATTGAAAGATTGATTTTATTTTCAAAAGACGATAAAAGTTGGATTCCGGTCGTGAGTCATAATGTGGATGCAGATACACCAATAACAGAACTGCCAAAATATTTTATAAATTACCGAAGATTACACACGATCAAAAACAGTGATCCCAAAGCCCTGCACAATTTTGAATTTATAATTCCGGTCTATCACAAATCGGACCCCATAGCATACTCGTTAATCAGCGGTGTCAAAAACGGAGAAGATATTTATAATAATATTCAATTTATTACATCTATCACCAACATTGTTGCTGTAGCCATTGAAAATAAAAGGTTGGTAAGAAAACAAATTATTCAGGAAACGGAATGGGAGCTTGCAAAAGAAGTGACTCAAATGTTGATTCCCGACAAAATGCCGGAGGGAAATCATTATTCACTGGCAAACGTATACCGGCCACATTATAAAGTAGGCGGAGATTATATTGATTATTTGTGGTTTTCAGAACATCAATTGTGTTTTTGTATAGCAGATGTCTCGGGAAAAGGAATTGCGGCTGCAATGATTATGGCAAATTTCCAGGCACTGGTCCAAAATCTTGGTCAACAATACAAAGATTTGGAAACCTTGGTCCTTGTTTTAAATCAAGCTGTATTGAGAATTACAAAAGGAGAAAAATATCTGACCTTTTTTATAGCGGTAGCGGATTTTAAAGCGAAGCGTTTATTTTATGTAAACGCAGGACACATTCCGCCAATATTTTACCAGAATGGGGAAATCCGGGAATTGAAGGCAACTTCAACGATTATTGGGCATTTTGACCCATTACCAGGAGTGAAGGAAGCGAGTCTGCCCCTCGAACCGGGAACCATATTAGTAGCTTATACCGATGGATTGACCGATGTAAAAAGCCAATCTGGCGTAAACTTTTCAATGGATCAATTAAAACAGTTTATATTAGACCACAAATCCGATGTTCCTGCAAAACTTTGTCAGAATCTCATGGATGAGATCGTAGGCTTCGGAGAAAATACAGAAATGCCAGACGATATCGCTATTATGACATTTAAATATCTTGAAAAATGA
- a CDS encoding NAD kinase, translated as MNVFIYCQFVRKEDTAHVKALIAQLKDQKLNFSFNEGYPEQAGITSVQTWKGYEDLVKQKPDFLITLGGDGTILKALTYVRDSGVPLLGINLGRLGFLASTEKKLIADAVHFLVNGMFDIEHRSLIRLDSSQPLFGETPFALNDFTLLKRDNSSMITIHTYINGDYLNSYYADGLIVATPTGSTGYSLSCGGPILFPQSQNLIITPVAPHNLNVRPVVIPDDVVLSFEVEGRAENFLCTLDSRYEVITAEHQLAIRKESFNIRLIRLQTSGFLKTLREKLNWGIDKRN; from the coding sequence ATGAATGTATTTATTTATTGTCAGTTTGTAAGAAAAGAAGACACGGCCCATGTCAAAGCGTTGATTGCACAACTCAAAGATCAAAAGCTCAACTTTTCATTTAATGAAGGATATCCTGAACAGGCAGGGATTACAAGTGTACAAACCTGGAAGGGTTATGAAGACTTGGTCAAACAGAAACCGGATTTTTTAATTACCCTGGGAGGGGATGGTACGATTTTAAAAGCCCTAACATACGTTCGGGATTCGGGTGTGCCACTTTTAGGGATAAACCTCGGTCGATTAGGGTTTCTGGCGAGCACTGAAAAAAAATTGATCGCCGATGCCGTTCATTTTTTGGTGAATGGAATGTTTGACATTGAACACAGAAGTTTGATCCGCCTGGATTCAAGTCAACCACTTTTTGGCGAAACACCTTTTGCCTTAAATGATTTTACACTGTTAAAAAGAGACAATTCATCTATGATCACCATTCATACCTATATCAATGGTGATTATTTAAATTCCTATTACGCCGACGGACTCATTGTAGCAACCCCAACAGGTTCTACAGGATATTCGCTGTCTTGCGGCGGGCCCATTTTGTTCCCTCAATCCCAGAACCTGATCATCACACCCGTTGCGCCCCATAATTTAAATGTGAGGCCGGTGGTTATTCCGGATGATGTTGTCTTAAGCTTTGAAGTGGAAGGTCGTGCAGAAAACTTTTTATGTACGTTGGACTCAAGATATGAGGTCATCACGGCAGAACACCAATTGGCCATACGCAAAGAATCATTCAATATAAGATTGATACGTTTGCAAACTTCAGGTTTTCTTAAAACGCTACGTGAGAAATTGAA